One genomic segment of Manis javanica isolate MJ-LG chromosome 7, MJ_LKY, whole genome shotgun sequence includes these proteins:
- the GPAM gene encoding glycerol-3-phosphate acyltransferase 1, mitochondrial isoform X1: MDESALTLGTIDLSYLPNSSEYNVGRCKHASEEWGECGFRPTVFRSATLKWKESLISRKRPFVGRCCYSCTPQSWDKFFNSSIPSLGLRNVIYINETHTRHRGWLARRLSYVLFVQERDVHKGMFATNLTENVLNSSRVQEAIAEVAAELNSDGSAQQQLKAINKVKKKAKRILQEMVATVSPAMIRLTGWVLLKLFNSFFWNIQIHKGQLEMVKAATETNLPLIFLPVHRSHIDYLLLTFILFCHNIKAPYIASGNNLNIPIFSTLIHKLGGFFIRRRLDETPDGRKDVLYRALLNGHIVELLRQQQFLEIFLEGTRSRSGKTSCARAGLLSVVVDTLSTNTTPDILIIPVGISYDRIIEGHYNGEQLGKPKKNESLWSVARGVIRMLRKNYGCVRVDFAQPFSLKEYLESQSQKPVSAPLSLEQALLPAILPSRPSDDADEGTDTPVNESRNATDGSTRRGLIASLAEHILFTASKSCAIMSTHIVACLLLYRHRQGIDFSTLVEDFFVMKEEVLARDFDLGFSGNSEDVVMHAIQLLGNCVTITHTSRNDEFFITPSTTVPSVFELNFYSNGVLHVFIMEAIIACSLYAVLNKRGSGGPVGSSPSLVSQEQLVRKAASLCYLLSNEGTISLPCQTFYQICHETVGRFIQYGILTVAEQDEQEDVSPGLAEQQWDEKLPEPLSWRSDEEDEDSDFGEEQRDCCLKVSQSKEHQQFITFLQNLLGPLLEAYSSAAIFIHNFNSPVPEPEYLQKLHKYLITRTERSVAVYAESATYCLVKNAVKMFKDIGVFKETKQKRVSVLELSNTFLPQCNRQKLLEYILSFVVL, translated from the exons ATGGATGAATCTGCACTGACCCTTGGCACAATAGATCTTTCTTACCTGCCAAATTCATCAGAATACAATGTTGGTCGATGCAAGCATGCAAGTGAGGAATGG GGTGAGTGTGGATTCAGACCTACTGTCTTCAGATCGGCAaccttaaaatggaaagaaagcctCATAAGCCGGAAAAGACCATTTGTTGGAAGATGTTGTTATTCCTGTACTCCCCAGAGCTGG gATAAGTTTTTCAACTCCAGTATTCCGTCTTTGGGTTTGCGGAATGTTATTTATATCAATGAAACTCACACAAG GCACCGCGGATGGCTTGCGAGACGTCTTTCTTACGTGCTTTTTGTTCAAGAGCGAGATGTCCATAAAGGCATGTTTGCCACCAATCTGACTGAAAATGTACTGAACAGCAGTAG AGTACAAGAGGCAATTGCAGAAGTAGCTGCTGAATTAAACTCTGATGGTTCTGCTCAGCAGCAATTAAAGGCCatcaataaagtgaaaaagaaagcaaaaaggatccTTCAAGAAATGGTTGCCACTGTCTCACCAGCAATGATCAG acTGACTGGATGGGTGCTGCTCAAACTGTTTAACAGCTTCTTTTGGAATATTCAGATTCACAAGGGTCAACTTGAAATGGTTAAAGCTGCAACTGAG ACGAATTTGCCGCTTATATTTCTACCAGTTCATAGATCACATATTGACTATCTACTGCTCACTTTCATTCTCTTCTGCCATAACATCAAAGCACCATATATCGCTTCAGGCAATAATCTCAACATTCCCATCTTCAG CACATTGATCCATAAGCTTGGGGGCTTTTTCATACGACGGAGGCTAGATGAAACGCCAGATGGACGGAAGGATGTTCTCTACAGAGCTTTGCTCAATGGG CATATAGTTGAACTCCTTCGACAGCAGCAGTTCTTAGAGATTTTTCTGGAAGGCACACGTTCCAGGAGTGGAAAAACCTCCTGTGCTCGGGCAGGACTTTTGTCCGTTGTGGTAGATACTCTGTCTACCAATACCACCCCAGACATCTTGATAATACCCGTTGGCATCTCCTATGATCGTATTATTGAAGGTCATTACAATGGCGAGCAACTG GGAAAACCTAAGAAGAATGAAAGCCTTTGGAGTGTGGCTAGAGGTGTTATCAGAATGTTACGAAAAAACTATGGGTGTGTCAGAGTGGATTTTGCACAACCGTTTTCCTTAAAG GAATATTTAGAAAGTCAAAGTCAGAAGCCTGTGTCTGCTCCACTTTCTCTGGAGCAAGCATTGTTACCAGCTATACTTCCCTCTAG acCCAGTGACGATGCTGATGAAGGTACAGACACACCCGTTAATGAGTCCAGGAATGCCACAGATGGATCCACCCGAAGAGGACTCATTGCCAGTCTAGCTGAGCACATTCTCTTCA CTGCCAGCAAATCCTGTGCCATTATGTCAACACACATCGTGGCCTGCCTGCTTCTCTACAGACACAGGCAG GGAATTGATTTTTCCACATTGGTGGAGGACTTCTTTGTAATGAAAGAGGAAGTCCTGGCTCGTGATTTTGACCTGGGGTTCTCAGGAAATTCAGAAGATGTAGTCATGCATGCCATACAGCTGCTGGGAAATTGTGTCACAATCACCCACACCAGCAGGAATGATGAGTTTTTTATTACTCCCAGCACAACTGTCCCATCCGTCTTTGAACTCAACTTCTACAGCAATGGGGTACTTCATGTTTTTATCATGGAAGCCATCATAG cCTGCAGCCTTTATGCGGTTCTGAACAAGAGGGGCTCTGGAGGGCCTGTGGGTTCATCCCCGAGCCTGGTCAGCCAGGAGCAGCTGGTGCGGAAGGCCGCCAGCCTGTGCTACCTTCTCTCTAATGAGGGCACCATATCTCTG CCCTGTCAGACATTTTACCAAATTTGCCATGAGACAGTAGGAAGGTTTATCCAATATGGCATTCTTACAGTGGCAGAG CAAGACGAGCAGGAAGATGTGAGTCCTGGTCTCGCCGAGCAGCAGTGGGACGAGAAGCTTCCTGAGCCTCTGTCTTGGAGAAGCGATGAGGAAGATGAAGACAGTGATTTCGGGGAGGAGCAGCGGGATTGCTGCCTGAAG GTGAGCCAATCCAAGGAGCACCAGCAGTTCATCACATTCTTGCAGAACCTCCTGGGGCCTCTGCTGGAGGCTTACAGCTCTGCTGCCATCTTCATTCACAACTTCAACAGCCCTGTCCCAGAGCCTGAATATCTGCAGAAGCTGCACAAGTACCTGATCACCAGAACAGAAAGAAGTGTTGCAGTGTATG CTGAGAGTGCCACATATTGCCTTGTGAAGAATGCTGTGAAAATGTTTAAGGATATTGGG gtttTCAAAGAGACCAAACAAAAGAGAGTGTCTGTTTTAGAACTCAGCAACACTTTTCTACCTCAGTGCAACCGGCAAAAGCTCCTGGAATATATTCTGAGTTTTGTGGTGCTGTAG
- the GPAM gene encoding glycerol-3-phosphate acyltransferase 1, mitochondrial isoform X5, protein MYPAHDLGLTLCDMDESALTLGTIDLSYLPNSSEYNVGRCKHASEEWGECGFRPTVFRSATLKWKESLISRKRPFVGRCCYSCTPQSWDKFFNSSIPSLGLRNVIYINETHTRHRGWLARRLSYVLFVQERDVHKGMFATNLTENVLNSSRVQEAIAEVAAELNSDGSAQQQLKAINKVKKKAKRILQEMVATVSPAMIRLTGWVLLKLFNSFFWNIQIHKGQLEMVKAATETNLPLIFLPVHRSHIDYLLLTFILFCHNIKAPYIASGNNLNIPIFSTLIHKLGGFFIRRRLDETPDGRKDVLYRALLNGHIVELLRQQQFLEIFLEGTRSRSGKTSCARAGLLSVVVDTLSTNTTPDILIIPVGISYDRIIEGHYNGEQLGKPKKNESLWSVARGVIRMLRKNYGCVRVDFAQPFSLKEYLESQSQKPVSAPLSLEQALLPAILPSRPSDDADEGTDTPVNESRNATDGSTRRGLIASLAEHILFTASKSCAIMSTHIVACLLLYRHRQGIDFSTLVEDFFVMKEEVLARDFDLGFSGNSEDVVMHAIQLLGNCVTITHTSRNDEFFITPSTTVPSVFELNFYSNGVLHVFIMEAIIACSLYAVLNKRGSGGPVGSSPSLVSQEQLVRKAASLCYLLSNEGTISLPCQTFYQICHETVGRFIQYGILTVAEQDEQEDVSPGLAEQQWDEKLPEPLSWRSDEEDEDSDFGEEQRDCCLKVSQSKEHQQFITFLQNLLGPLLEAYSSAAIFIHNFNSPVPEPEYLQKLHKYLITRTERSVAVYAESATYCLVKNAVKMFKDIGVFKETKQKRVSVLELSNTFLPQCNRQKLLEYILSFVVL, encoded by the exons cacATGATTTGGGACTTACTCTTTGTGACATGGATGAATCTGCACTGACCCTTGGCACAATAGATCTTTCTTACCTGCCAAATTCATCAGAATACAATGTTGGTCGATGCAAGCATGCAAGTGAGGAATGG GGTGAGTGTGGATTCAGACCTACTGTCTTCAGATCGGCAaccttaaaatggaaagaaagcctCATAAGCCGGAAAAGACCATTTGTTGGAAGATGTTGTTATTCCTGTACTCCCCAGAGCTGG gATAAGTTTTTCAACTCCAGTATTCCGTCTTTGGGTTTGCGGAATGTTATTTATATCAATGAAACTCACACAAG GCACCGCGGATGGCTTGCGAGACGTCTTTCTTACGTGCTTTTTGTTCAAGAGCGAGATGTCCATAAAGGCATGTTTGCCACCAATCTGACTGAAAATGTACTGAACAGCAGTAG AGTACAAGAGGCAATTGCAGAAGTAGCTGCTGAATTAAACTCTGATGGTTCTGCTCAGCAGCAATTAAAGGCCatcaataaagtgaaaaagaaagcaaaaaggatccTTCAAGAAATGGTTGCCACTGTCTCACCAGCAATGATCAG acTGACTGGATGGGTGCTGCTCAAACTGTTTAACAGCTTCTTTTGGAATATTCAGATTCACAAGGGTCAACTTGAAATGGTTAAAGCTGCAACTGAG ACGAATTTGCCGCTTATATTTCTACCAGTTCATAGATCACATATTGACTATCTACTGCTCACTTTCATTCTCTTCTGCCATAACATCAAAGCACCATATATCGCTTCAGGCAATAATCTCAACATTCCCATCTTCAG CACATTGATCCATAAGCTTGGGGGCTTTTTCATACGACGGAGGCTAGATGAAACGCCAGATGGACGGAAGGATGTTCTCTACAGAGCTTTGCTCAATGGG CATATAGTTGAACTCCTTCGACAGCAGCAGTTCTTAGAGATTTTTCTGGAAGGCACACGTTCCAGGAGTGGAAAAACCTCCTGTGCTCGGGCAGGACTTTTGTCCGTTGTGGTAGATACTCTGTCTACCAATACCACCCCAGACATCTTGATAATACCCGTTGGCATCTCCTATGATCGTATTATTGAAGGTCATTACAATGGCGAGCAACTG GGAAAACCTAAGAAGAATGAAAGCCTTTGGAGTGTGGCTAGAGGTGTTATCAGAATGTTACGAAAAAACTATGGGTGTGTCAGAGTGGATTTTGCACAACCGTTTTCCTTAAAG GAATATTTAGAAAGTCAAAGTCAGAAGCCTGTGTCTGCTCCACTTTCTCTGGAGCAAGCATTGTTACCAGCTATACTTCCCTCTAG acCCAGTGACGATGCTGATGAAGGTACAGACACACCCGTTAATGAGTCCAGGAATGCCACAGATGGATCCACCCGAAGAGGACTCATTGCCAGTCTAGCTGAGCACATTCTCTTCA CTGCCAGCAAATCCTGTGCCATTATGTCAACACACATCGTGGCCTGCCTGCTTCTCTACAGACACAGGCAG GGAATTGATTTTTCCACATTGGTGGAGGACTTCTTTGTAATGAAAGAGGAAGTCCTGGCTCGTGATTTTGACCTGGGGTTCTCAGGAAATTCAGAAGATGTAGTCATGCATGCCATACAGCTGCTGGGAAATTGTGTCACAATCACCCACACCAGCAGGAATGATGAGTTTTTTATTACTCCCAGCACAACTGTCCCATCCGTCTTTGAACTCAACTTCTACAGCAATGGGGTACTTCATGTTTTTATCATGGAAGCCATCATAG cCTGCAGCCTTTATGCGGTTCTGAACAAGAGGGGCTCTGGAGGGCCTGTGGGTTCATCCCCGAGCCTGGTCAGCCAGGAGCAGCTGGTGCGGAAGGCCGCCAGCCTGTGCTACCTTCTCTCTAATGAGGGCACCATATCTCTG CCCTGTCAGACATTTTACCAAATTTGCCATGAGACAGTAGGAAGGTTTATCCAATATGGCATTCTTACAGTGGCAGAG CAAGACGAGCAGGAAGATGTGAGTCCTGGTCTCGCCGAGCAGCAGTGGGACGAGAAGCTTCCTGAGCCTCTGTCTTGGAGAAGCGATGAGGAAGATGAAGACAGTGATTTCGGGGAGGAGCAGCGGGATTGCTGCCTGAAG GTGAGCCAATCCAAGGAGCACCAGCAGTTCATCACATTCTTGCAGAACCTCCTGGGGCCTCTGCTGGAGGCTTACAGCTCTGCTGCCATCTTCATTCACAACTTCAACAGCCCTGTCCCAGAGCCTGAATATCTGCAGAAGCTGCACAAGTACCTGATCACCAGAACAGAAAGAAGTGTTGCAGTGTATG CTGAGAGTGCCACATATTGCCTTGTGAAGAATGCTGTGAAAATGTTTAAGGATATTGGG gtttTCAAAGAGACCAAACAAAAGAGAGTGTCTGTTTTAGAACTCAGCAACACTTTTCTACCTCAGTGCAACCGGCAAAAGCTCCTGGAATATATTCTGAGTTTTGTGGTGCTGTAG
- the GPAM gene encoding glycerol-3-phosphate acyltransferase 1, mitochondrial isoform X4, with translation MTIGLTERSLCVRHCASALSVLFSLPSNPGAHDLGLTLCDMDESALTLGTIDLSYLPNSSEYNVGRCKHASEEWGECGFRPTVFRSATLKWKESLISRKRPFVGRCCYSCTPQSWDKFFNSSIPSLGLRNVIYINETHTRHRGWLARRLSYVLFVQERDVHKGMFATNLTENVLNSSRVQEAIAEVAAELNSDGSAQQQLKAINKVKKKAKRILQEMVATVSPAMIRLTGWVLLKLFNSFFWNIQIHKGQLEMVKAATETNLPLIFLPVHRSHIDYLLLTFILFCHNIKAPYIASGNNLNIPIFSTLIHKLGGFFIRRRLDETPDGRKDVLYRALLNGHIVELLRQQQFLEIFLEGTRSRSGKTSCARAGLLSVVVDTLSTNTTPDILIIPVGISYDRIIEGHYNGEQLGKPKKNESLWSVARGVIRMLRKNYGCVRVDFAQPFSLKEYLESQSQKPVSAPLSLEQALLPAILPSRPSDDADEGTDTPVNESRNATDGSTRRGLIASLAEHILFTASKSCAIMSTHIVACLLLYRHRQGIDFSTLVEDFFVMKEEVLARDFDLGFSGNSEDVVMHAIQLLGNCVTITHTSRNDEFFITPSTTVPSVFELNFYSNGVLHVFIMEAIIACSLYAVLNKRGSGGPVGSSPSLVSQEQLVRKAASLCYLLSNEGTISLPCQTFYQICHETVGRFIQYGILTVAEQDEQEDVSPGLAEQQWDEKLPEPLSWRSDEEDEDSDFGEEQRDCCLKVSQSKEHQQFITFLQNLLGPLLEAYSSAAIFIHNFNSPVPEPEYLQKLHKYLITRTERSVAVYAESATYCLVKNAVKMFKDIGVFKETKQKRVSVLELSNTFLPQCNRQKLLEYILSFVVL, from the exons ATGACCATTGGTTTGACCGAGCGCTCACTATGTGTCCGACACTGTGCTAGCGCTTTATCTGTATTATTCAGTCTTCCCAGCAACCCAGGAG cacATGATTTGGGACTTACTCTTTGTGACATGGATGAATCTGCACTGACCCTTGGCACAATAGATCTTTCTTACCTGCCAAATTCATCAGAATACAATGTTGGTCGATGCAAGCATGCAAGTGAGGAATGG GGTGAGTGTGGATTCAGACCTACTGTCTTCAGATCGGCAaccttaaaatggaaagaaagcctCATAAGCCGGAAAAGACCATTTGTTGGAAGATGTTGTTATTCCTGTACTCCCCAGAGCTGG gATAAGTTTTTCAACTCCAGTATTCCGTCTTTGGGTTTGCGGAATGTTATTTATATCAATGAAACTCACACAAG GCACCGCGGATGGCTTGCGAGACGTCTTTCTTACGTGCTTTTTGTTCAAGAGCGAGATGTCCATAAAGGCATGTTTGCCACCAATCTGACTGAAAATGTACTGAACAGCAGTAG AGTACAAGAGGCAATTGCAGAAGTAGCTGCTGAATTAAACTCTGATGGTTCTGCTCAGCAGCAATTAAAGGCCatcaataaagtgaaaaagaaagcaaaaaggatccTTCAAGAAATGGTTGCCACTGTCTCACCAGCAATGATCAG acTGACTGGATGGGTGCTGCTCAAACTGTTTAACAGCTTCTTTTGGAATATTCAGATTCACAAGGGTCAACTTGAAATGGTTAAAGCTGCAACTGAG ACGAATTTGCCGCTTATATTTCTACCAGTTCATAGATCACATATTGACTATCTACTGCTCACTTTCATTCTCTTCTGCCATAACATCAAAGCACCATATATCGCTTCAGGCAATAATCTCAACATTCCCATCTTCAG CACATTGATCCATAAGCTTGGGGGCTTTTTCATACGACGGAGGCTAGATGAAACGCCAGATGGACGGAAGGATGTTCTCTACAGAGCTTTGCTCAATGGG CATATAGTTGAACTCCTTCGACAGCAGCAGTTCTTAGAGATTTTTCTGGAAGGCACACGTTCCAGGAGTGGAAAAACCTCCTGTGCTCGGGCAGGACTTTTGTCCGTTGTGGTAGATACTCTGTCTACCAATACCACCCCAGACATCTTGATAATACCCGTTGGCATCTCCTATGATCGTATTATTGAAGGTCATTACAATGGCGAGCAACTG GGAAAACCTAAGAAGAATGAAAGCCTTTGGAGTGTGGCTAGAGGTGTTATCAGAATGTTACGAAAAAACTATGGGTGTGTCAGAGTGGATTTTGCACAACCGTTTTCCTTAAAG GAATATTTAGAAAGTCAAAGTCAGAAGCCTGTGTCTGCTCCACTTTCTCTGGAGCAAGCATTGTTACCAGCTATACTTCCCTCTAG acCCAGTGACGATGCTGATGAAGGTACAGACACACCCGTTAATGAGTCCAGGAATGCCACAGATGGATCCACCCGAAGAGGACTCATTGCCAGTCTAGCTGAGCACATTCTCTTCA CTGCCAGCAAATCCTGTGCCATTATGTCAACACACATCGTGGCCTGCCTGCTTCTCTACAGACACAGGCAG GGAATTGATTTTTCCACATTGGTGGAGGACTTCTTTGTAATGAAAGAGGAAGTCCTGGCTCGTGATTTTGACCTGGGGTTCTCAGGAAATTCAGAAGATGTAGTCATGCATGCCATACAGCTGCTGGGAAATTGTGTCACAATCACCCACACCAGCAGGAATGATGAGTTTTTTATTACTCCCAGCACAACTGTCCCATCCGTCTTTGAACTCAACTTCTACAGCAATGGGGTACTTCATGTTTTTATCATGGAAGCCATCATAG cCTGCAGCCTTTATGCGGTTCTGAACAAGAGGGGCTCTGGAGGGCCTGTGGGTTCATCCCCGAGCCTGGTCAGCCAGGAGCAGCTGGTGCGGAAGGCCGCCAGCCTGTGCTACCTTCTCTCTAATGAGGGCACCATATCTCTG CCCTGTCAGACATTTTACCAAATTTGCCATGAGACAGTAGGAAGGTTTATCCAATATGGCATTCTTACAGTGGCAGAG CAAGACGAGCAGGAAGATGTGAGTCCTGGTCTCGCCGAGCAGCAGTGGGACGAGAAGCTTCCTGAGCCTCTGTCTTGGAGAAGCGATGAGGAAGATGAAGACAGTGATTTCGGGGAGGAGCAGCGGGATTGCTGCCTGAAG GTGAGCCAATCCAAGGAGCACCAGCAGTTCATCACATTCTTGCAGAACCTCCTGGGGCCTCTGCTGGAGGCTTACAGCTCTGCTGCCATCTTCATTCACAACTTCAACAGCCCTGTCCCAGAGCCTGAATATCTGCAGAAGCTGCACAAGTACCTGATCACCAGAACAGAAAGAAGTGTTGCAGTGTATG CTGAGAGTGCCACATATTGCCTTGTGAAGAATGCTGTGAAAATGTTTAAGGATATTGGG gtttTCAAAGAGACCAAACAAAAGAGAGTGTCTGTTTTAGAACTCAGCAACACTTTTCTACCTCAGTGCAACCGGCAAAAGCTCCTGGAATATATTCTGAGTTTTGTGGTGCTGTAG
- the GPAM gene encoding glycerol-3-phosphate acyltransferase 1, mitochondrial isoform X3, which translates to MDESALTLGTIDLSYLPNSSEYNVGRCKHASEEWDKFFNSSIPSLGLRNVIYINETHTRHRGWLARRLSYVLFVQERDVHKGMFATNLTENVLNSSRVQEAIAEVAAELNSDGSAQQQLKAINKVKKKAKRILQEMVATVSPAMIRLTGWVLLKLFNSFFWNIQIHKGQLEMVKAATETNLPLIFLPVHRSHIDYLLLTFILFCHNIKAPYIASGNNLNIPIFSTLIHKLGGFFIRRRLDETPDGRKDVLYRALLNGHIVELLRQQQFLEIFLEGTRSRSGKTSCARAGLLSVVVDTLSTNTTPDILIIPVGISYDRIIEGHYNGEQLGKPKKNESLWSVARGVIRMLRKNYGCVRVDFAQPFSLKEYLESQSQKPVSAPLSLEQALLPAILPSRPSDDADEGTDTPVNESRNATDGSTRRGLIASLAEHILFTASKSCAIMSTHIVACLLLYRHRQGIDFSTLVEDFFVMKEEVLARDFDLGFSGNSEDVVMHAIQLLGNCVTITHTSRNDEFFITPSTTVPSVFELNFYSNGVLHVFIMEAIIACSLYAVLNKRGSGGPVGSSPSLVSQEQLVRKAASLCYLLSNEGTISLPCQTFYQICHETVGRFIQYGILTVAEQDEQEDVSPGLAEQQWDEKLPEPLSWRSDEEDEDSDFGEEQRDCCLKVSQSKEHQQFITFLQNLLGPLLEAYSSAAIFIHNFNSPVPEPEYLQKLHKYLITRTERSVAVYAESATYCLVKNAVKMFKDIGVFKETKQKRVSVLELSNTFLPQCNRQKLLEYILSFVVL; encoded by the exons ATGGATGAATCTGCACTGACCCTTGGCACAATAGATCTTTCTTACCTGCCAAATTCATCAGAATACAATGTTGGTCGATGCAAGCATGCAAGTGAGGAATGG gATAAGTTTTTCAACTCCAGTATTCCGTCTTTGGGTTTGCGGAATGTTATTTATATCAATGAAACTCACACAAG GCACCGCGGATGGCTTGCGAGACGTCTTTCTTACGTGCTTTTTGTTCAAGAGCGAGATGTCCATAAAGGCATGTTTGCCACCAATCTGACTGAAAATGTACTGAACAGCAGTAG AGTACAAGAGGCAATTGCAGAAGTAGCTGCTGAATTAAACTCTGATGGTTCTGCTCAGCAGCAATTAAAGGCCatcaataaagtgaaaaagaaagcaaaaaggatccTTCAAGAAATGGTTGCCACTGTCTCACCAGCAATGATCAG acTGACTGGATGGGTGCTGCTCAAACTGTTTAACAGCTTCTTTTGGAATATTCAGATTCACAAGGGTCAACTTGAAATGGTTAAAGCTGCAACTGAG ACGAATTTGCCGCTTATATTTCTACCAGTTCATAGATCACATATTGACTATCTACTGCTCACTTTCATTCTCTTCTGCCATAACATCAAAGCACCATATATCGCTTCAGGCAATAATCTCAACATTCCCATCTTCAG CACATTGATCCATAAGCTTGGGGGCTTTTTCATACGACGGAGGCTAGATGAAACGCCAGATGGACGGAAGGATGTTCTCTACAGAGCTTTGCTCAATGGG CATATAGTTGAACTCCTTCGACAGCAGCAGTTCTTAGAGATTTTTCTGGAAGGCACACGTTCCAGGAGTGGAAAAACCTCCTGTGCTCGGGCAGGACTTTTGTCCGTTGTGGTAGATACTCTGTCTACCAATACCACCCCAGACATCTTGATAATACCCGTTGGCATCTCCTATGATCGTATTATTGAAGGTCATTACAATGGCGAGCAACTG GGAAAACCTAAGAAGAATGAAAGCCTTTGGAGTGTGGCTAGAGGTGTTATCAGAATGTTACGAAAAAACTATGGGTGTGTCAGAGTGGATTTTGCACAACCGTTTTCCTTAAAG GAATATTTAGAAAGTCAAAGTCAGAAGCCTGTGTCTGCTCCACTTTCTCTGGAGCAAGCATTGTTACCAGCTATACTTCCCTCTAG acCCAGTGACGATGCTGATGAAGGTACAGACACACCCGTTAATGAGTCCAGGAATGCCACAGATGGATCCACCCGAAGAGGACTCATTGCCAGTCTAGCTGAGCACATTCTCTTCA CTGCCAGCAAATCCTGTGCCATTATGTCAACACACATCGTGGCCTGCCTGCTTCTCTACAGACACAGGCAG GGAATTGATTTTTCCACATTGGTGGAGGACTTCTTTGTAATGAAAGAGGAAGTCCTGGCTCGTGATTTTGACCTGGGGTTCTCAGGAAATTCAGAAGATGTAGTCATGCATGCCATACAGCTGCTGGGAAATTGTGTCACAATCACCCACACCAGCAGGAATGATGAGTTTTTTATTACTCCCAGCACAACTGTCCCATCCGTCTTTGAACTCAACTTCTACAGCAATGGGGTACTTCATGTTTTTATCATGGAAGCCATCATAG cCTGCAGCCTTTATGCGGTTCTGAACAAGAGGGGCTCTGGAGGGCCTGTGGGTTCATCCCCGAGCCTGGTCAGCCAGGAGCAGCTGGTGCGGAAGGCCGCCAGCCTGTGCTACCTTCTCTCTAATGAGGGCACCATATCTCTG CCCTGTCAGACATTTTACCAAATTTGCCATGAGACAGTAGGAAGGTTTATCCAATATGGCATTCTTACAGTGGCAGAG CAAGACGAGCAGGAAGATGTGAGTCCTGGTCTCGCCGAGCAGCAGTGGGACGAGAAGCTTCCTGAGCCTCTGTCTTGGAGAAGCGATGAGGAAGATGAAGACAGTGATTTCGGGGAGGAGCAGCGGGATTGCTGCCTGAAG GTGAGCCAATCCAAGGAGCACCAGCAGTTCATCACATTCTTGCAGAACCTCCTGGGGCCTCTGCTGGAGGCTTACAGCTCTGCTGCCATCTTCATTCACAACTTCAACAGCCCTGTCCCAGAGCCTGAATATCTGCAGAAGCTGCACAAGTACCTGATCACCAGAACAGAAAGAAGTGTTGCAGTGTATG CTGAGAGTGCCACATATTGCCTTGTGAAGAATGCTGTGAAAATGTTTAAGGATATTGGG gtttTCAAAGAGACCAAACAAAAGAGAGTGTCTGTTTTAGAACTCAGCAACACTTTTCTACCTCAGTGCAACCGGCAAAAGCTCCTGGAATATATTCTGAGTTTTGTGGTGCTGTAG